A genomic region of Gossypium hirsutum isolate 1008001.06 chromosome D01, Gossypium_hirsutum_v2.1, whole genome shotgun sequence contains the following coding sequences:
- the LOC107921436 gene encoding AAA-ATPase At3g50940, which produces MKLLFSAFQITQKKVSKMFSLKNIPSTSSILSTYTTFTASAMLIRSMATEVQAIINQLIPEQLRNLLLSKLGGLYSNPSSQMTLLINDYDGYSINELYEASHTYLQTKITPSMKRLKVSKAPRDKKVIVNIHKGQKVVDMYEGIQVKWEMTCVDTKDDEQGKVEIRVLELSFHNKFMETVINSYLPYVTERSKAIKEENKAVKLFSLGNFCGDYDGAWGSTNLDHPATFDKLAMDPAVKKELVDDLDRFVRRRDYYKRVGKAWKRGYLLYGPPGTGKSSLIAAIANYLKFDIYDLELTSVSSNSQLRGLLVSTRNRSMLVIEDIDCSIELQNRQAGPGGYGQGTNDELTLSGLLNFIDGLWSSCGDERIIVFTTNHKEKIDPALLRPGRMDMHIHMSYCTPSAFRVLASNYLCITNHDLFNEIDQLMLEVEVTPAQVAEELMKSEDTDIALQGLINFLRDRKLKSENCNSGGREADLEEQNESKARERVCAIDKIGKINKKPKRKRKYGNKRKN; this is translated from the exons ATGAAACTACTTTTTTCTGCATTTCAAATTACCCAAAAAAAAGTCTCAAAGATGTTTTCTCTCAAAAACATCCCCTCAACATCATCAATCCTCTCAACATATACCACATTCACAGCATCAGCCATGCTGATTCGAAGCATGGCTACCGAGGTTCAAGCCATAATCAATCAGCTCATTCCAGAACAACTCCGGAACTTGTTACTGTCAAAACTTGGAGGCCTTTATTCAAACCCTTCTTCCCAAATGACTCTCCTCATCAATGACTACGATGGCTACAGCATCAACGAACTGTACGAAGCTTCCCACACCTACTTACAGACAAAAATCACGCCATCGATGAAGAGGCTTAAGGTTTCCAAGGCTCCAAGAGACAAAAAGGTAATTGTAAACATACACAAAGGTCAAAAGGTTGTTGACATGTATGAAGGAATCCAAGTCAAGTGGGAAATGACATGTGTTGATACAAAAGATGATGAGCAAGGGAAGGTTGAAATTAGAGTGCTTGAGCTCAGTTTTCACAATAAATTCATGGAAACTGTGATAAATTCTTACTTGCCATATGTAACGGAGAGGTCCAAAGccatcaaagaagaaaataaagcgGTGAAACTCTTTTCACTTGGAAACTTTTGTGGAGACTACGATGGAGCATGGGGATCAACCAATCTTGACCATCCAGCAACATTTGATAAACTGGCAATGGATCCCGCTGTCAAAAAAGAGTTAGTCGAcgacttggacagatttgttcgAAGAAGAGACTACTACAAAAGAGTAGGAAAAGCATGGAAACGTGGCTACTTACTGTATGGTCCTCCAGGAACAGGCAAGTCGAGCTTGATTGCTGCCATCGCTAACTACCTAAAATTCGACATCTATGACCTCGAACTCACGAGCGTTTCCAGCAACTCACAGCTTCGAGGGTTGTTGGTTTCAACCAGAAATCGATCAATGCTTGTGATTGAGGATATTGATTGCAGCATTGAACTCCAGAATAGACAAGCTGGTCCTGGGGGATATGGGCAAGGTACTAACGACGAG TTAACTTTATCAGGGTTGCTTAATTTCATCGACGGGCTATGGTCAAGCTGTGGTGATGAGAGGATAATAGTGTTTACAACCAATCACAAAGAGAAGATAGACCCTGCTTTGCTAAGGCCAGGCCGCATGGACATGCATATCCACATGTCTTACTGCACCCCTAGTGCATTCAGGGTTCTTGCTTCCAATTATCTATGCATCACCAATCATGATCTGTTCAATGAAATTGATCAACTGATGTTGGAAGTAGAGGTAACTCCCGCACAAGTTGCAGAGGAGCTTATGAAGAGTGAAGACACAGATATTGCCCTTCAAGGACTCATCAACTTCCTCCGGGACAGGAAATTGAAATCTGAGAATTGTAATTCAGGCGGCAGAGAAGCAGATTTGGAAGAGCAAAATGAAAGCAAGGCCAGAGAAAGAGTTTGTGCAATTGATAAAATTGGTAAGATAAACAAGAAgccaaaaagaaagagaaaatatggGAACAAGAGAAAAAATTGA
- the LOC107922584 gene encoding U-box domain-containing protein 6: MDNVEVEENLFSISDAKLHGEMCKKLSAIYCKVSSIFPSLEAARPASKSGIQALCSLHLALEKAKNVLQHCSTCSKLYLAITGDSVLLKFQRAKCALIDSLKRVEDMVPQSIGCQILEIVSELEGTVFSLDLFEKQVGDEIITLLQNGRKFEECNDTNELESFHQAASRLGISSSRAALTERRALKKVIERARMEEDKRKESIVAYLLHLMRKYSKLFRSEVSDDDSQGSTPCSPTVLGSLEDGGSGGSGCAFEWQLSKLNSFNFKPNIRRSGQIPLPPEELRCPISLQLMYEPVVIASGQTYERICIEKWFSDGHDTCPKTQQKLPHLSLTPNYCVKGLIASWCEQNGVPIPDAPQESLDLNYWRLALSASETANSRSMDNVGSCNFKEAKVVSLEKSGTIKEVEVNESENESQCPQEEVSEINVLERYQEFLSVLNEEENLMESCKVVEQIRLLLKDDEEARIFMGANGFVEGLLRFLESAVREGNAMAQEIGAMALFNLAVNNNRNKELMLAAGVIRLLESMISNSNAHEAATALYLNLSCLEQAKSIIGSSKAVLFLVQLLGHETDAQCKLDALHTLYNLSTDHSNILNLLSAGIVNHLQSLVVSGDHTWTEKSITVLINLTSSETAKEEMVSASDLITGLASVLDAGKPIEQEQAVSCLLLLCNGNEKCSQIVLQEGVIPALVSMSVNGTTRGREMSQRLLMLFREQRQRDHPPANVNQIVLESSQDPTPALASAPESKPLCKSISRRKGGKALRLGFLWKIKNYIVYQR, translated from the exons ATGGATAACGTTGAGGTTGAAGAGAACCTATTTTCAATTAGTGATGCCAAG TTACATGGAGAAATGTGCAAGAAGCTTTCAGCAATTTATTGCAAAGTCTCATCGATATTCCCTTCCTTGGAAGCAGCACGGCCTGCGAGCAAATCTGGGATTCAGGCTTTATGCTCATTGCATCTAGCTCTAGAAAAGGCCAAAAATGTTCTTCAACACTGTTCAACATGCAGTAAACTTTACTTG GCTATTACTGGAGATTCCGTTCTTTTAAAATTTCAGAGGGCAAAATGTGCTCTTATTGATAGTCTTAAGCGCGTAGAAGATATGGTTCCTCAGTCCATTGGATGTCAG ATTTTAGAGATTGTAAGTGAACTTGAGGGGACTGTTTTCTCACTTGATCTGTTTGAGAAGCAAGTTGGTGATGAAATAATTACATTACTCCAGAATGGGAGGAAATTTGAAGAATGTAATGACACCAATGAACTTGAGTCTTTCCACCAGGCTGCTTCTAGACTTGGCATCAGTTCTTCTAGAGCAGCCCTAACTGAAAGAAGGGCTCTCAAGAAGGTGATAGAAAGAGCCCGTATGGAGGAGGATAAGAGGAAGGAATCTATTGTGGCTTATCTTTTACATCTCATGAGAAAATACTCCAAGTTATTTCGAAGTGAGGTTTCAGATGATGACTCACAGGGTTCAACACCTTGTTCCCCCACTGTTCTGGGTTCTCTTGAGGATGGAGGGTCTGGAGGTAGTGGCTGTGCATTTGAGTGGCAGCTATCAAAgctcaattctttcaatttcaagCCAAATATTAGGAGATCTGGGCAGATACCCCTTCCACCCGAAGAATTACGATGTCCAATATCTTTGCAGCTTATGTATGAACCAGTTGTAATTGCCTCTGGACAGACATATGAAAGGATCTGCATTGAGAAATGGTTTAGTGATGGGCATGACACCTGTCCAAAGACTCAACAGAAGCTCCCACATCTCTCTTTGACTCCTAATTACTGTGTCAAGGGTCTCATTGCTAGTTGGTGTGAACAGAACGGAGTTCCTATCCCTGATGCCCCCCAAGAGTCTCTTGATCTTAACTACTGGAGATTGGCCTTGTCTGCATCTGAGACTGCAAATTCTCGATCAATGGATAACGTTGGTTCATGTAACTTCAAGGAGGCTAAGGTGGTTTCTTTGGAGAAGAGTGGTACCATTAAGGAAGTGGAAGTAAATGAATCTGAAAATGAATCTCAATGTCCACAGGAGGAAGTTTCTGAGATCAATGTGTTAGAAAGATATCAGGAATTCCTATCTGTCCTAAATGAAGAAGAGAACTTGATGGAAAGTTGCAAAGTCGTGGAACAAATAAGGCTTTTGCTGAAAGATGATGAGGAGGCCCGGATTTTTATGGGGGCTAATGGCTTTGTTGAAGGACTATTGCGATTTCTCGAGTCGGCTGTGCGTGAAGGAAATGCAATGGCTCAGGAAATTGGCGCAATGGCTCTGTTTAACCTTGCTGTCAACAATAACAG GAACAAGGAGTTGATGTTAGCAGCTGGAGTGATTCGATTGCTGGAGAGTATGATTTCCAACTCCAATGCCCATGAAGCAGCAACTGCTCTATATCTTAATCTCTCTTGCCTTGAGCAAGCCAAATCTATCATAGGCTCAAGTAAGGCTGTCCTATTTTTAGTCCAGCTACTAGGACATGAAACTGACGCACAATGCAAGCTTGATGCCCTTCACACTCTTTATAATCTTTCTACTGATCACTCCAATATTCTGAACCTTCTTTCTGCTGGCATAGTCAATCACCTCCAGTCGCTTGTGGTCTCGGGTGACCATACCTGGACAGAGAAATCCATTACAGTTTTGATAAATTTAACTTCAAGTGAAACAGCAAAAGAAGAGATGGTATCAGCCTCTGATCTCATAACTGGTCTGGCATCAGTTTTGGATGCTGGCAAACCAATTGAACAAGAGCAAGCTGTTTCTTGCCTTTTACTCCTTTGTAACGGAAATGAGAAATGTAGTCAAATAGTCCTACAAGAAGGTGTGATTCCTGCATTGGTCTCAATGTCAGTCAATGGGACAACAAGAGGGAGGGAGATGTCACAAAGACTTCTGATGCTCTTCCGGGAGCAACGCCAACGAGATCATCCGCCTGCAAACGTAAACCAAATAGTATTAGAAAGTAGTCAAGACCCTACACCTGCATTGGCCTCAGCTCCAGAATCCAAACCACTATGTAAATCTATATCAAGAAGAAAAGGGGGGAAAGCCTTGAGATTGGGCTTTCTATGGAAGATCAAGAACTACATTGTTTACCAGCGTTGA